From the Anguilla rostrata isolate EN2019 chromosome 12, ASM1855537v3, whole genome shotgun sequence genome, the window TTAAATCGGGAACTTTGGCATAGCTCCTCCTTCTTCATGACCTTCCAATGCAATGCTCGCATTACTGCGGCCACTGCACCTACGCTACAGTCAATGTCTCAGTCCCTTTTCCCCTCACTTGTGAATAAGACCCCGAGATActtgaactcctccacctggggTAGTTGCTCCCTCCTCACTTGTATGGGACAATCTTCTTCCCAGAGAGGCCCATAAGCACAAATTTGAAGGTGCTGATCCTCATCTTAACCGCATCACACTCGGCTGCCAACTAATGGAGTCCCCATCAAAGGTGTGATGAGGCCCAAGGGACGCCGTCATCCTCAAACAGCAGAGACGCCACCCCAATGTTCTCAGACCGGACAGACTCCAAACCTCGGTTGAGCTTTGAGGTCTTGTCCATGATTACCAGGAGCAGGATGGGAGACGAGTCCAACACTCACTTTGAACAAGCTTGACTTAATGCCAAGAAGGCGATCGCAACTCTTGCTCCGAGAGTACAGGGACCAAAAGGCTCGCAATAGCACAACCCCAGCACTCTATTCTCCCGCAGCACATTTCTCAAGATACCCCAAGGAACCCGGTCATGAGCCttctccaaatccacaaaaTGCATATAAACTAGATTAGCAAATTCCTGTGCCCCCTAAAATATCTGCAAGAGGGTCGGTCTGCTGTCCCGTGGCCTGGATGAAACCCACATTGCTCCTCCTGAATCTGAGGTTTGGCTGTTTAATAGTCAGAGCTTCCATTTCAGCCCCTTGGCATAGGCTTTCCCAGGGAGGCCGAGGAGTGTGATTCCCTGATAATTGGAACACACCTTCCGGTCCGCTTTCTTAAAGATGGGGACCACCATCTCAGTCTGCCACTCCAAAGGAACTGTTCCCAACCTCCCAACACAAAATTGAGGAGTTGTGTCAGCCGTAAAATCCAGAACCACAGTGGTTCTTCTGCCTCAGAGATGGGCTTGGACTGTTCCAGCTCACCATTCCGACAATATCCCTGCTTGAGTTTTACCGTCCTTGCCAAGAACAGCCTGGATGATGTCCCACTTTCCCTTCCTGAGATGCCGAATGGTTTTCCAGAACCACATTTAGGCCGACTGAAAGTCCTTCTCCAAGGTCTCTCAAAACTCCTCCTGTGTCCCAGCTTTTGCTACTGCAACTGCATGTGGCATTTTTCCCCTGCCGGTACCTATCTGCTGAATCCAGAGTCCTCCGTGCCAGacagactcaaaaaaaaaaaaaagtcttcttcAGCTTGACAGCATCCCTCACTGCTGGAGTCCATGGGTTGCTGCCAGGACATCCACCGACCAGCTTCTGACCACAACCTCTAGCTGCTGCTTCCACAATAGAGGTTTTTCAGAGAGTGGACTTTAGATGATTATCCAAACTTGCactacttcaaaaaaaaaaaaaaaagtaaagtaaacCTCAGATTTTCTGCCATGTAAATTCCTTGTAAGTCTGCAGCTTTGTAGAGTACTGATTCCCAAACAGGTTTACGGGGCCGGTATGGTCACCATACGACAGTTCAGTCATTAGTTGATGCCAGGTATGAATGGATTGTCTttaactgccttttttttccctacatTCCAATATGGTTCTGCGGTGAGCACATTAAGCACATTAGCTGACTAATGTGTTGAGTTGATTAATGGGCCTGATTAATGGGCTTGATTAATATGTAATATTGAATGTGTAAATGGGAGTTTAATATGATGTAATTGTTTTGCAGCCTCCAGCCCCAGAGCTGGGCTATACCATCACTGTGACAGACCTGGATTTGGAGAAGGCGGCAGCCCTGGAGCAAATTAAGAAGGCCCTGGAAGACCCAGGTCAGTGTGCCCGCTAACTTCCTTACATCACTTTTACGAGAACTTGGACGCCGCCATGTTTGTGGACTGTTTGCACACGAAGGGTCCTCCCCCAGTCCTGTACCTGTGGAAGTTCAACTGCTCGCCTGTGGTGTGAAACtcaaaaaaatgctaaaaaaaataggcTTTCAAATAGGGCGAGAAAAAATACTATGCAGGCCAATAACTGCCTGTTTTCCCCGTTGCAGAGCCGGCTGatcctgcccctgcccctgccccagtGGTGCCCTCCTTCCCCACGGTCCCCGCCACCAGCGTGGCTCCCTCCACCTCCGGAGGCCTGCTGCTGGGCTGCCtcacctccatctccacctccgTCGCCCCCACCTCCACGGCTGCCTCCGGCGTGCctggctctgccccccccccgggggccggGGTCAGTACCATAGCGgctcccacctcctccacctccactgCAGCTCCTGCCCCCACCTCCAGCCTGCCCAACCCCCTCCTGGAGTCTTACAGGAAGATGCACAACCCTTCGGCAGGTATGAGGTCCCCGCCCGCTTGTATCACCTCACTCGGAAGGGACAGTGGCCATTGATTCTTTACACACACCAGGGGCTCTTTCcaaccgcttttttttttttttacctccttgcatcctttcctcgcgtcctttccttgcttccttcgCTCCAACCAacggaaaggatgcaaggaaaagGACGCGAGGCCAGAGGAATCGAGGAAACACGTTTTAGGCAAATGGAACACCCTTTAGTCAcgcgtcagtttgaagccatgtcagttacagacgtggcagatgAGGCGAGGTGGATGCACAGGTTGATGATAAACGTAACtcggtttgaaaaaaaattctttcgCAAAGGATGCACccgtgtttccttgctcaagcatcccTCAGGCCCCTCCTAGTTCCTTCAAGGAACATTTAATGGGTTGGACTGTCCATTAAGATGGCGATTGATTTCCAGGTTGGGTGACTACCAAGAAGACAAGGACAGATAAATTAcgtgattggaatgagcccataGATTCTGTGCTCCTGCGGTCCTTCTAGCCTCTCTGCTTCGGAACTCCTGGGGGTTCTGGGTTCTGggttctgtgtttgtctgcttgCCTTGTGTAGATGCTACAGTCTCTGAGTGATCCTCTGCTCTTTTGTCCTCAGGCCCTGCTGCAGATGGGACGGCATTGACGGGCCTTTCGGCCCCAACACCCTCGCTGTTGAGTTCCGGAGGGGTGAAGGTGGAGCCTAGTCTGACTCCGGCACAACCTAGCCTCAATCTGGCACAGTCTAGCCTCAATCTGGCACAGCCTAGCCTGACTCCAGCACAGCCTAGCCTGACTCTGGCTCAGCCTAGCCTCAATCTGGCACAGCCCAGTACGACTCTAGCACAGCCTAGCCTCAATCTGGCACAGCCTAGCCTCAATCCGACACAGCCTAGCGTGACTCTGGCACAGCCTAGCCTCAATCCGACACAGCCTAGCGCGACTCTGGCACAGCCTAGCCTCAATCCAGCGCAGTCGTCCTCAGCTGTGGCCCCTACCATCCAGCTCCCCAGCTCGATGTCCAGCTCCGCATTCAGCCAGGTCATACCCCAGCCTGCACAGTCCTCCACCACCTTCAGCCTGGCCAGCGTGGTGAagcccccctcctcttcctcgtcggCCACTGCCACCACGGTAACCACGAGCGGTGCCGTTAATCCCCTCGCCTCGTGTTTCAAGCCTATCTTTGGGCCGGTGGCaggaacagcgccccctagcgCCACCTCTGCCAGCTCATCGGCCCCGCCCCACTTCAAGCCCATTTTTGGGCAGCCTCAGACCACCCCGGCCGCCCCCGCCTCGTCCGAGAGCGGCTCTGTGTTCGGGCAGCTCTCTGGCACCGCCGCCCCCGCTGACCCCGCCGTACAGGCGCCCGCCAAGTCGCTGTTCGGGAGCTGGAGCGCGGCCCCCGGGACCAGCGCGGCCCCCACCACCAACGGGAGCTCCTTCCAGTTCGGCGCCACGCCCGCCACTACGTCAGCCCCCGCCCTCAACCCCGCCTCCACCGCCGCCCCTGGCCCCGCACCCTTTCAGTTTGGGGCGGCCACGGCAACCACGGCAGCCCCTCCCGCCACCCAGGCGGGTTTCAGCTTCGGCACGCCCAGCACCCAGGCCTCCACAGGGCCCTTCGGCGGGTTCAGCACGGCCACCTCCGCGGcaacaggctccgcccccgcgaGCCAGCCGGGGTTCTCCTTCGGGAAGCCCGCCTTCGACGGACCCGCCGCcttcccctccgccccccaggCGGTGGCGGCCAAGCCTTTTGCTTTTGGGTcgagtgggggaggaggggcaggggcaaCGCCCTTCAGCTTCGGGGGGGCCGCCACTACGTCCGCCCCTCCATCCTTCGGGACCCCCAGCCAGCCGGCGTTCGGTGGAGGCACGTCAGGGTTCGCGTTCGGGACCACCACGGCTCCCTCCACCGCCCCCACCTTCGGCTCCAGCACCCAGacctccgcccctctccccgcccCAGCGCCCACCTTCTCCTTCGGGGGTGCAGCGACCGCACAGCCcaacgcccccgccccctcccaggcCACGCCCCTACAGCCCGCCTCCGGGGGCTTCAACTTCGGGGCGGCGGTGGCGGGCGGCACGTTTGGCGCCCcgacccccgcccacccctccgGCCTCACCCAAAACTTCTCCTTTGGGGGAGCCAACAACGCAGCGGACAGCAAGCCCGCCTTcggtgagtcagtcagtcaatatGTCAGTCAGTcttatcactcactcactctcagtcAGTACGTGCTGTTTAGGGTCCTGCAGAGGACCCAATTTTGCTTTGCAGGCAGTTTATCAATAATCCAAGTACAATTAACCATATGCATcaatacaaacatgcatattttGTCATGATAAGATGACTGAGTACTGCTACCAGGGGGCAGAGTGCCCTGCTTGTAACATTCCAAGGTTCTGGGTCAAATTTTGGCATGAGTTCATCACGTTTATCTCTCTTGTAGGAAGAGCTTGTGTGGAGAAGAGCAGACTTTTGATGCAGATTGAATGCAGCACCACTGTGTCAGCCTCAGTCAATCACAGTCTTACTAACTCTCATCCCTGCTGACTATCCGTCCCTGCTGACTCTATCCATCACTGCTGACTCTATCCATCCCTGCCGAATCTATCCATCCCCGCTAACTATCCATCCTCGCTAACTCTATCTATCCCTGCTGACTCTATCCATCCCTGCTGGCTCTATCCATCACTGCTGACTCTATCCATCCCCGCTAACTCTATCTATCCCTGCTGGCTCTATCCGTCCCTGCTGACTCTATCCATCCCTGCTGACTCTATCCATCCCTGCCGAATCTATCCATCCCCACTAACTATCCATCCTCGCTAACTCTATCTATCCCTGCTGGCTCTATCCATCACTGCTGACTCTAGCTATCCCTGCTGGCTCTATCCATCACTGCTGACTCTATCCATCCCTGCCGAATCTATCCATCCCCGATAACTATCCATCCCCGCTAACTCTATCCCTGTTGGCTCTATCCATCCCTGCTGACTATCCATCCCCGCTGACTCTATTCATCACTGCTGACTATCCATCCCCGCTAATTCTATCCATCCCCGCTAACTCTATCCATCCCTGCTAACTCTATCCATCCCGCTAATTCTATCCATCCCCGCTAACTCTATCCATCCCTGCTAACTCTATCCATCTCTGCTGATTCTATCCATCCCAGCTGCTGTATAATCTCATTGCACGGTTATCCCCGTCTCTCCAGAGCAGAGACTCTCATGGATGGAAGATCGCTTGTCTGATgatcttctctctctttctgaatcGCACACGGGGCGTATTGCACCTCGTGTCTTTAGCTTGGTCACCGCTCAGCGACTGCCGTAGCTGCTTGTTCAAACCCCCAGCCTCCGGGGGCGCTGTTCTACTCAAACTGAAGCGATAGGGTGCAGTGTGTCTGGTTTGGGGTGAAGTGGGACGTGGGGGTTTTTTGGGGCTCATTGTCTGTCTCCCCCACAGGGACGTCCACCCCCGCTTTCGGCCAGAGCACCGCAGCCTCTGTCCCCTTCGGAAGCCCCGGCTTCACTCCCTCACCGTTTGGTAAGTGACT encodes:
- the pom121 gene encoding nuclear envelope pore membrane protein POM 121, coding for MTPREKRWIALISVVVISLAVLCLALYFIPTFLYILLILGISGAVFFYHTNEPPFRSREGQHPRPYLIIPPLFRRWLPAKTANGVPSGVRVSSRVNRGRFVKGDIRDTVGLSGEKRVQNTGLFRKEAELSASLLFSPRDILMGSYLGKPDSPSAVGRLGGAETRELRERLSRPNHAVQTPNRRLSFGEPLGAAGRFTITPQRHYPIAQPGCSPMGLLAPAQWHSYRKKSILTPRNSPRLHSPVTVKIARPDHHATRSPFLNHLGSPLTPLSAGLGSGVGAAADPCSRETVLSVLKVSRKREVEEDEDRSYMGTQKSKRRRHGSSESSQSAFEPLTNGTPSHLVPKPGRMKRGINTLVVEESHTKRSRTSSVSSLGSGRSPGGVPGGIRNPIYSSYSSSQGAAQNKPSTLSLSPLSSPGSSRSQTPERPPKKPREEVAQSSSTAPAAKALAKAADQPASAGKNTPTPTAPVVTSPSGSGGSEGRRKRKIPLVPSRRGDSISLPPAPELGYTITVTDLDLEKAAALEQIKKALEDPEPADPAPAPAPVVPSFPTVPATSVAPSTSGGLLLGCLTSISTSVAPTSTAASGVPGSAPPPGAGVSTIAAPTSSTSTAAPAPTSSLPNPLLESYRKMHNPSAGPAADGTALTGLSAPTPSLLSSGGVKVEPSLTPAQPSLNLAQSSLNLAQPSLTPAQPSLTLAQPSLNLAQPSTTLAQPSLNLAQPSLNPTQPSVTLAQPSLNPTQPSATLAQPSLNPAQSSSAVAPTIQLPSSMSSSAFSQVIPQPAQSSTTFSLASVVKPPSSSSSATATTVTTSGAVNPLASCFKPIFGPVAGTAPPSATSASSSAPPHFKPIFGQPQTTPAAPASSESGSVFGQLSGTAAPADPAVQAPAKSLFGSWSAAPGTSAAPTTNGSSFQFGATPATTSAPALNPASTAAPGPAPFQFGAATATTAAPPATQAGFSFGTPSTQASTGPFGGFSTATSAATGSAPASQPGFSFGKPAFDGPAAFPSAPQAVAAKPFAFGSSGGGGAGATPFSFGGAATTSAPPSFGTPSQPAFGGGTSGFAFGTTTAPSTAPTFGSSTQTSAPLPAPAPTFSFGGAATAQPNAPAPSQATPLQPASGGFNFGAAVAGGTFGAPTPAHPSGLTQNFSFGGANNAADSKPAFGTSTPAFGQSTAASVPFGSPGFTPSPFGGSPAPAFSIGSGSKPSGARQRLQARRQHTRKK